A genomic stretch from Erigeron canadensis isolate Cc75 chromosome 9, C_canadensis_v1, whole genome shotgun sequence includes:
- the LOC122583405 gene encoding probable serine/threonine-protein kinase PBL28, which translates to MSSDTFEKPDPPKFTFKDIQLATNDFAAENLIAETSTSKVYEVQRLQSEEDEKVELINVLVHVLKYVLTAETVFRLPEACFPLLSVNNNIISVVGYCGKLDEEVTVIVMQNEANGSLDKHLSSKTLTWIQRLRICLGIARAIHYFHYGFREGMSVIHGNIKSSRILLDDNWEPKLFGFEFSVVCKPSHPLVRIIKYGGSLEYMDPAFEKTGGINQKSDVFSLGVVLFEVLFGQRARIQNDNRWYFADLARRHYEETRLDELIDPDLRQQMDSQSLHIFSETVYRCLKEQREQRLDTSRLVKKLEKALEHQLRHENPVSISIF; encoded by the coding sequence ATGTCTTCTGACACCTTTGAAAAGCCTGACCCCCCAAAATTTACATTCAAAGACATACAATTGGCCACCAATGATTTTGCGGCTGAAAATCTGATAGCTGAAACTAGTACTTCAAAGGTTTACGAAGTGCAACGATTGCAATCAGAAGAGGATGAAAAAGTAGAGCTTATCAATGTCCTGGTACATGTGCTTAAGTACGTTCTTACGGCTGAAACTGTATTTAGACTACCTGAAGCATGTTTCCCTTTGTTGTCAGTGAATAACAATATAATTTCTGTTGTTGGGTATTGTGGGAAGCTGGACGAAGAAGTTACGGTGATTGTCATGCAGAATGAGGCAAATGGAAGCCTGGATAAACATTTAAGTAGCAAAACCCTCACTTGGATTCAAAGATTGCGGATATGTCTTGGTATTGCTCGTGCAATACACTATTTTCATTATGGTTTTCGTGAGGGTATGAGTGTGATACATGGTAACATCAAAAGTTCAAGAATATTATTAGATGATAATTGGGAACCCAAattatttggttttgaattCTCCGTTGTGTGTAAACCAAGTCATCCACTTGTACGAATAATTAAATATGGAGGTTCATTAGAGTATATGGATCCAGCATTTGAGAAGACAGGGGGTATAAATCAGAAGTCAGATGTTTTCTCGTTGGGGGTGGTTTTATTTGAAGTCTTATTTGGGCAGAGAGCAAGGATTCAGAATGATAATAGATGGTATTTTGCTGATCTGGCAAGACGCCATTACGAAGAGACAAGATTGGATGAGTTGATCGATCCTGATCTACGACAACAAATGGACTCACAATCATTACACATCTTCTCAGAAACAGTGTATCGCTGTTTAAAGGAGCAGCGAGAACAACGTTTAGATACAAGTCGACTTGTCAAAAAGCTTGAGAAAGCCTTGGAGCATCAGCTAAGACATGAGAATCCTGTAAGCATatctatattttga